The following are encoded together in the Oncorhynchus mykiss isolate Arlee unplaced genomic scaffold, USDA_OmykA_1.1 un_scaffold_266, whole genome shotgun sequence genome:
- the LOC118948926 gene encoding uncharacterized protein LOC118948926 isoform X1, producing the protein MFPFSPGYDHRALSQSLDLPVCVMDDHLTSEAVNEMEQSNSTRSRATSVMETTEEGKLNNVEHLTLMDFLQNLTEKQWRGIREGMFDPLTKQQLAGLCLRIVQFLSDKLMQIIIPGLYELLGIQDAASSPLSQRSLTASLTSLLDDKTNTKSRVRFTEAGVPKRPGSRKSYNSFRIPTPYPSSNCMEQEEEEEQESQLKFKEIYLTKGSLGSGSYLPKGAMRTLTSLSDVQKKTTNSETLQVLLGVSEDTLVTCVQDSLQCSLSKLACMSNSPSGSAGSMMLTPAVMAELAKDVKSALSVVVKSASASQTSLVTPVRGDSQTKVTDSMVRELAFKLEKVDQESKSLTGQVMTTISDTMVAFVDENEQNLLEDLKDKITFLASHVGFIEDLDALIRKYESSYNISESGSSCTLTSKSIQKLSSREFQTSAIQAVSGVLDKKVSSLSFPSSVIQSELTGAVSGQTLSGIVKTESIHPVGSAASVVVKTFVSDMKSLAESEESPQQKSAWSAAVHIYHSIQNNLKDYFDKLQRFALKSIVTSDDNITNSEFKETVPLPCLDMKYRPSKSEPQLPESTGEVTLQRGLSESSKLLWAKTESEESKLLLTTCTKEVISELLVLYNTEMSKEDPLYTVGEKGSGFSIEREKFVEGVLAQLGDIAHSRASSPIVCEFPCQIEDSRSKATASLTSLLDCIRKLSSEEFKRNATQAVSEFLVKKSTSSLTSAKPAYSVASRSCSIQNQYTWSKDICADSAAFGIIETFVEDLQSSAQPAEVEEREPDLQENAQKLQSRIWSATTSLYNNIQKTLKDFIIHQRRSDMLSRMSSHIPTEDSGHLGTKEHICLASQDLRQASKSVPHLHSLNLEVALHRGVSESSKLLWTETDEALLTNSTKEVISTILTSCEDQASNAPCFSTVGKKISDMSLEVNILVGGVLSQLKDISLSRSPTPCEDMFERLQGSPERTSPVSLDCSTAASKGIASSHSLSTKSLQKRSSHEFQTKAEKGVSEVISRSFNIAEEGTTDKYIQSVSTSTTSTDIIQTMVKDQQELTQTTQSSDMVSGTSLLTTGQVSEKRIWSVARNIYYSLQSKITEFLRKDLQRSDTTLGSIQIFTYQSSPASQSASLCHLEVNQSSVTPGGNDACVDIPHKLLPKTTELSGSMLEDIGTIRCRSADSQNTRNTSSSRSSISLTPTSKLRQSKWHFALPGTPIPTEFPAQIDFPIVRNTIIEDFFHTEDLLPVTFVDKVRQAAGVVVDIMVESVENTQENGQGASHLDDLRSAVRKLKKNHFHLDHPHFQS; encoded by the exons ATGTTTCCATTCTCTCCTGGTTATGACCATAGAGCCTTGTCCCAGTCTCtagacctgcctgtctgtgtgatggATGACCACCTGACCTCTGAAGCTGTCAATGAGATG GAGCAGAGCAATTCTACCAGGAGCAGAGCAACCTCAGTGATGGAAACCACAGAAGAGGGAAAGCTCAACAATGTGGAACATCTGACACTTATGGACTTCCTTCAAAACCTAACTGAGAA GCAATGGAGGGGGATTCGTGAGGGCATGTTTGACCCG CTGACAAAACAACAGCTTGCCGGCTTGTGTCTGAGGATTGTCCAGTTTTTATCGGACAAGCTGATGCAGATCATCATCCCAGGTCTTTACGAACTACTGGGCATCCAAGATGCTGCCTCTTCTCCATTGTCACAGAGATCTCTCACAGCGTCACTCACCAGTCTGTTAGACGATAAGACTAACACCAAGTCCCGCGTGAGATTTACTGAGGCTGGTGTACCTAAGAGGCCAGGCAGTCGAAAGTCTTACAATAGCTTTCGCATCCCGACTCCCTACCCTTCCTCCAACTGTatggagcaggaagaggaagaagaacaggAATCACAACTTAAGTTCAAGGAGATTTACCTGACTAAGGGCAGTCTGGGCAGTGGAAGCTACCTGCCCAAGGGGGCCATGAG gactctaacctctctgtctgatgTGCAGAAGAAAACAACCAATTCTGAGACGCTACAAGTCCTCTTAGGTGTCTCAGAGGACACCCTTGTCACCTGTGTGCAGGACAGCCTGCAATGTTCTCTCTCCAAACTTGCATGCATGTCCAATTCTCCATCTGGAAGTGCAGGCTCTATGATGCTAACCCCTGCTGTAATGGCAGAGTTGGCTAAAGATGTCAAGTCGGCCTTATCAGTGGTCGTTAAGAGTGCCTCCGCAAGTCAAACCTCTCTAGTGACACCGGTAAGGGGAGACTCACAGACCAAGGTGACTGACAGCATGGTGAGAGAGCTGGCTTTTAAACTTGAAAAAGTTGACCAAGAGAGCAAGAGTCTAACAGGGCAAGTCATGACCACCATCTCTGACACAATGGTGGCTTTTGTTGACGAGAACGAACAGAATTTGCTGGAAGATCTGAAGGACAAGATCACGTTTTTGGCATCGCATGTTGGCTTCATTGAGGATCTTGATGCCCTGATTAGGAAATACGAGAGCAGCTACAATATTAGTGAATCTGGTTCCTCCTGCACGCTCACATCTAAGAGCATCCAAAAACTCTCTAGCCGGGAGTTTCAAACATCAGCAATACAAGCAGTGAGTGGAGTTCTTGACAAAAAAGTCAGTAGTTTGAGCTTTCCTAGTTCAGTCATTCAGTCTGAGTTAACAGGTGCTGTATCAGGTCAAACATTGTCTGGCATTGTAAAGACAGAGTCAATTCACCCAGTGGGCTCAGCAGCGTCAGTAGTTGTTAAGACTTTCGTGTCAGATATGAAGTCCTTGGCTGAATCTGAAGAGAGTCCCCAACAGAAGAGCGCCTGGTCTGCTGCTGTTCACATTTACCACAGCATCCAAAACAACTTGAAAGATTATTTCGACAAGCTTCAGAGATTTGCCCTAAAgagcattgtcacatctgatgACAACATCACAAATTCTGAGTTTAAGGAGACAGTTCCACTTCCTTGCTTAGACATGAAATATAGGCCCAGTAAGAGTGAGCCTCAGTTGCCAGAGTCCACTGGTGAAGTTACTTTACAAAGAGGCCTAAGTGAGAGCTCAAAACTTCTTTGGGCAAAAACTGAGTCAGAAGAAAGCAAGCTCCTTCTGACAACTTGCACCAAAGAAGTAATCTCAGAGCTTCTGGTCTTGTACAACACTGAGATGTCAAAGGAGGACCCCCTGTACACTGTTGGAGAAAAAGGATCAGGCTTctctattgagagagagaaatttgTAGAGGGTGTTCTGGCTCAGCTTGGGGATATTGCCCATTCCAGGGCCTCATCACCAATAGTATGTGAGTTCCCCTGTCAAATTGAGGACAGCAGAAGTAAGGCCACAGCTTCTTTGACCAGTCTGTTAGATTGTATTAGAAAACTCTCAAGTGAGGAATTTAAGAGAAATGCCACTCAAGCAGTGAGTGAGTTCCTAGTTAAAAAGTCCACCAGTAGCTTAACTAGTGCAAAGCCTGCTTATTCTGTAGCATCCAGGTCTTGTTCCATTCAAAACCAGTACACATGGTCAAAGGATATTTGTGCGGATTCTGCTGCCTTTGGCATCATTGAAACATTTGTGGAAGACCTGCAGAGCTCGGCGCAACCTGcagaagtagaggagagagaacctgaccTCCAGGAAAATGCACAAAAGCTACAGAGCAGGATCTGGTCTGCTACCACTAGTTTATATAACAATATTCAGAAGACATTAAAGGACTTCATCATTCATCAGCGGAGGTCAGACATGCTGAGCAGAATGTCTAGTCATATACCCACAGAGGACTCTGGACATCTTGGGACTAAGGAGCACATTTGTTTGGCAAGCCAGGACTTGAGGCAAGCTAGTAAGAGTGTGCCTCACTTGCACAGTTTGAACCTTGAAGTGGCTCTACACAGGGGTGTCAGCGAGAGTTCAAAACTTCTCTGGACTGAAACAGACGAGGCTCTACTGACCAATAGTACCAAAGAGGTCATTTCAACAATCTTGACCTCATGCGAGGATCAGGCATCAAATGCACCTTGCTTCTCCACAGTAGGAAAGAAAATATCTGATATGTCCCTTGAGGTCAACATATTGgtaggtggtgttctgtctcaGCTGAAGGACATCTCCTTGTCAAGGTCCCCAACACCATGTGAAGACATGTTTGAACGTCTCCAAGGTTCTCCTGAGCGAACCTCTCCAGTAAGTCTAGATTGCAGCACGGCTGCCTCCAAAGGCATTGCATCTTCCCACAGTCTTTCAACAAAGAGCCTCCAAAAACGTTCTAGTCATGAGTTCCAAACCAAAGCtgagaaaggagtgagtgaggTAATCTCTAGATCATTTAACATTGCGGAGGAAGGTACAACAGATAAGTACATCCAGTCTGTATCTACATCCACCacatctactgatattatacaaaccATGGTGAAAGACCAGCAGGAGCTCACCCAGACCACCCAATCATCTGACATGGTATCTGGAACCTCCCTGCTCACCACTGGACAGGTTTCTGAGAAAAGAATCTGGTCTGTTGCTCGTAACatctactacagtctgcaaagtaAGATTACGGAGTTTCTCAGAAAAGATCTTCAAAGATCAGACACAACACTTGGTTCAATCCAAATATTTACATATCAAAGCAGTCCTGCTTCACAAAGTGCAAGTCTCTGCCATCTTGAGGTCAACCAGAGCAGTGTTACACCTGGTGGAAACGATGCCTGTGTGGACATTCCGCACAAATTACTACCTAAAACCACTGAGCTCTCAGGATCCATGCTGGAGGATATTGGCACGATCCGTTGTAGGAGTGCTGACAGCCAAAATACAAGAAATACCTCTTCTTCACGCTCTTCTATCTCTCTAACACCTACTTCAAAATTAAGGCAGTCGAAATGGCACTTTGCTTTACCCGGGACTCCCATCCCCACTGAGTTTCCTGCTCAGattgactttcccattgttagaaacacaatcattgagGACTTCTTTCACACAGAGGACTTACTTCCTGTAACCTTTGTGGACAAAGTCAGGCAAGCTGCTGGGGTGGTTGTGGACATTATGGTGGAAAGTGTTGAGAACACACAGGAAAATGGACAGGGTGCTTCACATCTTGACGACCTCCGATCTGCTGttaggaaattgaaaaaaaatcatTTCCACTTGGACCATCCACATTTTCAGTCATGA
- the LOC118948926 gene encoding uncharacterized protein LOC118948926 isoform X2: protein MFPFSPGYDHRALSQSLDLPVCVMDDHLTSEAVNEMEQSNSTRSRATSVMETTEEGKLNNVEHLTLMDFLQNLTEKQWRGIREGMFDPLTKQQLAGLCLRIVQFLSDKLMQIIIPGLYELLGIQDAASSPLSQRSLTASLTSLLDDKTNTKSRVRFTEAGVPKRPGSRKSYNSFRIPTPYPSSNCMEQEEEEEQESQLKFKEIYLTKGSLGSGSYLPKGAMRYVLKGKFNNFIFISSITICENYTFPCFVVKKI, encoded by the exons ATGTTTCCATTCTCTCCTGGTTATGACCATAGAGCCTTGTCCCAGTCTCtagacctgcctgtctgtgtgatggATGACCACCTGACCTCTGAAGCTGTCAATGAGATG GAGCAGAGCAATTCTACCAGGAGCAGAGCAACCTCAGTGATGGAAACCACAGAAGAGGGAAAGCTCAACAATGTGGAACATCTGACACTTATGGACTTCCTTCAAAACCTAACTGAGAA GCAATGGAGGGGGATTCGTGAGGGCATGTTTGACCCG CTGACAAAACAACAGCTTGCCGGCTTGTGTCTGAGGATTGTCCAGTTTTTATCGGACAAGCTGATGCAGATCATCATCCCAGGTCTTTACGAACTACTGGGCATCCAAGATGCTGCCTCTTCTCCATTGTCACAGAGATCTCTCACAGCGTCACTCACCAGTCTGTTAGACGATAAGACTAACACCAAGTCCCGCGTGAGATTTACTGAGGCTGGTGTACCTAAGAGGCCAGGCAGTCGAAAGTCTTACAATAGCTTTCGCATCCCGACTCCCTACCCTTCCTCCAACTGTatggagcaggaagaggaagaagaacaggAATCACAACTTAAGTTCAAGGAGATTTACCTGACTAAGGGCAGTCTGGGCAGTGGAAGCTACCTGCCCAAGGGGGCCATGAGGTATGTTCTTAAAGGGAAATTtaacaacttcatattcatctccAGCATCACCATATGTGAAAATTACACATTTCCATGctttgtagtaaaaaaaatatag
- the LOC110517098 gene encoding protein ANKUB1-like, translating into MHIKREPVVRVFSAVTGETLSVLGTVFLLSTSVARLMTLVSQQCGLPVSSFRLSSPTSLQLYDCNWLHDYAIDLGMAFLVQ; encoded by the exons ATGCATATCAAA CGGGAGCCGGTGGTGCGTGTGTTCAGTGCCGTGACGGGGGAGACCCTCTCAGTCTTGGGCACTGTGTTTCTCCTGAGTACGTCTGTGGCCAGGCTCATGACCCTGGTGTCCCAGCAGTGTGGGCTTCCCGTCAGCTCCTTCAGACTGAGCTCTCCCACCAGCCTGCAACTCTACGACTGCAACTGGCTGCACGACTACGCCATTGACCTGGGTATGGCCTTCCTTGTGCAGTAG